The Arachis ipaensis cultivar K30076 chromosome B07, Araip1.1, whole genome shotgun sequence genome includes a window with the following:
- the LOC107606224 gene encoding F-box/LRR-repeat protein 13-like, translating into MSSSGYDTPFSHKSKRPRHIETQSQSKNDNEEDRLSDLPDCVLLHVLSFVNAKHAVQTCVLSRRWRNLWKLLPTLTLHSSHFWTFKTFTKFVSNLLTRRDASSAVLNLDFERHGCIEPHVLKRIVNYAISHKVRNLGISVKCDIAHIPQAIFSCKTLTSLKLSVCPRGYIYGSTLFPKSLNLTALTSLHLQHFTFCANGGGASDRAEPFSACERLSDLVIDHCTVRDAKVLYISNSTLVNLTLRSDHSKEFYKIVLSTPKLRSFRFSGIPYQQICGSHVPSLEDVDIDAEIWSNSLESPLILFSWLLELANVKSLTVSASTLQVLFLIPNLLKIKLPCLGKLKSLKVKMKPLSPIFAMTLKAGKSKKEVMKLSLPLPDGIVNFLLQNSPSAEVAIVNCKS; encoded by the exons ATGTCTTCTTCAGGATACGACACGCCGTTTTCGCACAAAAGCAAAAGGCCAAGGCACATCGAAACGCAATCCCAAAGTAAAAACGACAACGAAGAAGACAGGCTAAGCGACTTACCCGATTGCGTCCTCCTCCACGTACTCTCCTTCGTGAACGCCAAACACGCCGTCCAAACCTGCGTCCTCTCCCGCCGCTGGAGGAATCTCTGGAAGCTTCTCCCAACCCTCACTCTTCACTCTTCCCACTTCTGGACCTTCAAAACCTTCACCAAATTTGTCTCCAACCTTCTCACCCGCCGCGACGCCTCCTCCGCCGTCCTTAACCTCGATTTTGAGCGCCATGGTTGCATCGAGCCTCACGTCCTCAAAAGAATCGTCAATTATGCGATCTCGCACAAGGTTCGCAACTTAGGTATCTCGGTGAAATGCGATATCGCTCACATTCCTCAGGCGATTTTCTCGTGCAAGACGTTGACGTCTTTGAAGCTCTCTGTTTGCCCTAGGGGTTATATCTACGGAAGTACGTTGTTCCCGAAATCGTTGAACTTAACGGCGTTGACGAGCCTGCATCTTCAGCATTTCACGTTCTGCGCTAACGGCGGTGGCGCCAGTGACAGGGCGGAACCGTTCTCGGCGTGTGAGAGATTGAGCGATTTGGTTATTGATCACTGTACCGTTAGAGATGCGAAGGTACTCTACATTTCGAACAGCACGCTCGTGAATCTCACATTGCGTTCGGATCACTCGAAGGAATTTTACAAGATCGTGCTTTCGACGCCGAAGCTCAGGAGTTTTCGTTTTTCCGGTATTCCGTACCAGCAAATCTGTGGAAGCCATGTTCCTTCGCTTGAAGATGTGGATATTGATGCGGAGATTTGGTCGAATTCGTTGGAGTCTCCTTTGATTCTGTTTAGCTGGTTGTTGGAGCTTGCTAATGTGAAATCGCTGACGGTTTCTGCAAGTACTCTTCAG GTTCTTTTCTTGATTCCTAATTTATTGAAGATTAAACTACCCTGCCTTGGTAAGTTGAAGTCTTTGAAAGTGAAAATGAAACCGCTATCACCTATATTTGCCATGACACTGAAAGCTGGCAAGTCAAAGAAAGAAGTGATGAAGTTATCGTTGCCACTACCGGATGGGATAGTGAACTTCTTGCTTCAAAACTCGCCGTCAGCGGAAGTTGCCATTGTGAATTGCAAAAG TTGA